The following are encoded together in the Serratia sp. UGAL515B_01 genome:
- a CDS encoding transporter substrate-binding domain-containing protein, with the protein MMKNIIKKPLFLSALLFTSLLSGNAAAEVIKVGTMGTYEPFSYQNEQGQLAGYDLDVLREVAKRDPSLQFEFIASPWDTLFPGLDADRFQVLAQQLTSNPDRLRRYSLTDNRYFTCVSQIIVKAGRNDINSLQDLKGKKIGLTVGDSFTRLLEDWNKQHDNILNIVYYEQDISTILQDIATGRIDATVNDPIMAQNKAAKQGLKISVVGERLAADPTFFVVKKDTAGLALKQRIDTALLSLREDGTLSRLSVEHFGVDYTK; encoded by the coding sequence ATGATGAAAAACATAATAAAAAAACCGCTGTTTCTGTCCGCACTGCTATTCACCTCACTGCTGAGTGGCAACGCGGCAGCCGAAGTGATCAAAGTGGGAACCATGGGAACCTATGAGCCCTTCAGTTATCAGAATGAGCAAGGTCAACTGGCAGGGTACGATCTGGATGTGTTACGTGAGGTGGCCAAGCGTGATCCCAGTTTACAGTTCGAATTTATTGCCTCACCGTGGGATACCCTATTCCCAGGGCTGGACGCCGACCGTTTTCAAGTGTTAGCTCAGCAACTCACTTCTAATCCAGATCGCCTAAGGCGCTATTCGCTGACAGATAACCGCTATTTTACCTGTGTTTCACAAATTATCGTCAAAGCAGGCCGCAATGACATTAACTCGCTACAAGATCTGAAGGGCAAGAAGATCGGACTCACGGTAGGCGATTCATTTACCCGTTTGTTGGAGGATTGGAACAAACAACACGACAATATCTTGAACATCGTTTATTACGAACAGGATATATCAACCATCCTGCAGGATATCGCCACTGGCCGCATCGACGCGACTGTCAATGATCCCATAATGGCGCAAAACAAAGCAGCTAAGCAGGGCTTGAAAATCAGCGTGGTTGGCGAACGCCTAGCCGCCGACCCAACGTTCTTCGTCGTGAAGAAAGATACCGCAGGATTGGCGTTGAAGCAGCGAATTGACACCGCTCTGCTGTCACTACGCGAGGATGGCACGTTATCGCGTCTTTCTGTCGAACATTTCGGCGTTGATTATACAAAATAG
- a CDS encoding amino acid ABC transporter permease, producing the protein MENDVMVQLFDVQYMIDSIPSIARGIPVSLAITLVAFIFGAVIGLAVALLRIYRVAGLTQLVILYVSFMRGTPLVVQIFLAYYGIPLLLRALAIQTNISQIPAIYFVYVAFSLNVGAYLSETIRSAILSVAPGQFEAAYSIGMSTPQALGKIVLPQALTIALPNIGNQFIMLLKDTSLAFIAAVPEIMGEAKIIAGRTSQFFEVYVVAALIYWMICLICELILILLERRSRKHTAKGT; encoded by the coding sequence ATGGAAAATGATGTCATGGTTCAGCTATTTGATGTTCAGTATATGATCGACTCGATCCCTTCCATTGCCAGAGGTATTCCCGTTTCTCTGGCAATCACCCTGGTTGCTTTTATCTTTGGTGCCGTTATCGGGTTGGCCGTTGCGCTGTTGCGGATTTATCGGGTCGCAGGATTAACACAACTGGTTATCCTGTACGTTTCTTTTATGCGTGGAACTCCGCTAGTGGTGCAGATTTTCTTGGCTTACTACGGTATCCCATTACTGCTGAGGGCATTGGCGATCCAAACCAATATCAGCCAGATCCCTGCTATCTACTTTGTTTACGTGGCTTTTTCTCTCAACGTGGGGGCTTATCTTTCTGAAACCATCCGCTCAGCTATTCTATCAGTTGCACCAGGGCAATTTGAGGCAGCTTATTCTATTGGTATGAGCACTCCACAGGCCCTTGGTAAAATTGTGTTGCCGCAGGCATTGACCATTGCACTGCCTAACATCGGTAATCAATTTATTATGCTACTCAAGGACACTTCTCTGGCATTTATCGCGGCAGTACCTGAAATCATGGGTGAGGCTAAAATTATTGCCGGACGTACGTCCCAGTTCTTCGAAGTGTATGTCGTCGCTGCGTTGATCTACTGGATGATTTGCTTGATTTGCGAGTTGATCCTGATCCTGTTGGAGCGCCGTTCCAGAAAACATACCGCCAAAGGAACCTGA
- a CDS encoding polyphenol oxidase family protein: MTDYSPLLSTIQKITHGFGDKSALLPLSLQPYRSTLAEKKQVHGIRIVDINQPAQHCGEADGFFTREPGILIAVLTADCLPVIFSRKDGSAIGAVHAGWRGLLHGIVEQMAKRINRDDSTGNWVASIGAAAGACCYEVNEELITHFKQLLPYPAEIISPSYRHLDLAAIAKNKLNDLGFAAVDQAGSCTLCTLDSTRTQPQYFKYTSYRRNSRHRQQDPSYPDIKGRNQYSGIVITG; encoded by the coding sequence ATGACCGATTACTCTCCACTTTTGAGCACCATCCAAAAGATCACTCATGGCTTTGGCGATAAAAGCGCCCTATTACCGTTATCCTTGCAACCCTATCGCTCGACTCTTGCCGAAAAAAAGCAGGTACATGGCATACGTATTGTCGATATTAATCAGCCAGCTCAGCATTGCGGGGAAGCCGACGGATTTTTTACCCGCGAGCCAGGGATACTGATCGCTGTACTAACAGCAGATTGCCTGCCAGTGATTTTCAGCCGTAAAGACGGTAGCGCGATCGGCGCTGTGCATGCAGGGTGGCGTGGCCTGCTACACGGTATTGTTGAACAAATGGCAAAGAGGATAAACCGAGACGACAGCACCGGAAACTGGGTCGCCTCTATTGGGGCTGCGGCGGGTGCCTGTTGTTACGAGGTCAATGAGGAGCTAATCACACATTTTAAGCAGCTATTACCCTACCCTGCGGAGATAATTAGCCCAAGCTACCGGCACTTAGACTTGGCCGCTATCGCGAAAAACAAGCTCAACGACTTAGGATTTGCCGCAGTCGACCAGGCAGGAAGTTGCACTCTCTGTACCCTAGATAGTACCCGCACTCAACCGCAATACTTTAAATACACCAGCTATCGCCGTAACAGCCGCCACCGTCAGCAAGACCCCAGCTACCCAGATATTAAAGGCCGCAATCAATATTCAGGGATTGTTATAACCGGCTGA
- a CDS encoding MBL fold metallo-hydrolase: protein MKITNKYYDASKAHHTPQGFRNLEPTLHEKGDLKRWQKERKKQRLPKPPQAGYAQFTQRWWQQADLSGSTDCIWWLGHASVLLRLGGRYVLIDPVLSSRASPVSFYGPRRKTPPPLTIQQLPAVDVVLISHNHYDHLDKRTICELTKRFRSATFIVPLGLKSWFSHYPAKRVVELDWWESVTLDGMAFYATPARHWSMRTPWDRNRSLWCGWVIHHPALRFYFSGDTGYSRQLVEIGSRLGPFDIAALPIGAYAPRWFMQEQHMDPQQSVLLYQQLNQPRVIPIHWGVFELADESLDEPPEQLIHAVKMAGIEQHRFHLLKIGERMEIGSLP, encoded by the coding sequence ATGAAAATAACCAATAAATACTATGACGCTAGCAAAGCGCATCATACACCTCAGGGATTTCGCAACCTAGAGCCGACGTTGCATGAAAAGGGGGATTTGAAACGTTGGCAGAAGGAACGAAAAAAACAGCGTTTACCCAAGCCACCGCAAGCAGGATATGCCCAATTTACCCAGCGTTGGTGGCAACAAGCCGATCTGAGTGGTAGCACAGACTGTATCTGGTGGCTAGGGCATGCATCTGTATTGCTGAGGTTAGGGGGCCGCTATGTGCTTATCGATCCAGTATTGTCATCCCGTGCATCCCCAGTGAGTTTTTATGGGCCTCGGCGGAAAACGCCACCCCCATTAACGATACAACAGTTACCCGCAGTGGATGTGGTGCTAATTTCTCATAATCACTATGATCACCTCGATAAGAGAACTATTTGCGAACTGACCAAACGATTTCGAAGTGCTACTTTCATCGTGCCCTTAGGTCTAAAATCGTGGTTTAGTCATTATCCTGCTAAACGGGTTGTGGAGTTGGATTGGTGGGAAAGTGTGACGTTGGATGGTATGGCATTTTATGCCACGCCAGCACGCCATTGGAGTATGCGCACCCCTTGGGACCGAAATCGGTCGCTATGGTGCGGTTGGGTGATACACCACCCCGCGTTGCGTTTTTATTTCTCCGGAGACACGGGTTACAGTAGGCAATTGGTAGAGATTGGTTCTCGCCTTGGTCCATTTGATATCGCTGCGTTGCCAATCGGTGCTTATGCGCCGCGATGGTTCATGCAGGAGCAACATATGGACCCACAACAGTCGGTCTTGCTATATCAACAATTAAATCAGCCTCGAGTGATCCCTATTCACTGGGGTGTTTTTGAGTTAGCCGATGAATCTTTGGATGAACCTCCAGAACAATTAATTCACGCAGTGAAAATGGCAGGAATTGAACAACATCGGTTTCATCTGCTAAAAATCGGTGAACGTATGGAGATTGGTTCTCTCCCTTAA
- a CDS encoding DUF986 family protein, with protein sequence MSLTNSVLLIFILLMLLYALYDEFGMSLMKGKTLLPIQLKRSNRLDCLTFVGLVAILIYKNIISQGGIVTTYLLISLALIAVYISYIRWPKILFKTHGFFYANIFTSYAKIRAMNLSEDGILVINLEQRRLLT encoded by the coding sequence ATGTCGTTAACCAACAGCGTACTATTGATTTTTATTTTGCTGATGCTTTTATATGCGCTCTACGATGAATTCGGCATGAGCTTGATGAAAGGCAAAACGCTGTTGCCGATACAGTTAAAACGCAGCAATCGCCTTGACTGTCTGACCTTTGTCGGTTTGGTCGCTATTCTGATCTACAAAAATATTATCAGTCAAGGCGGGATAGTAACCACCTACCTATTAATTTCTCTCGCATTGATTGCGGTTTATATTTCTTATATTCGCTGGCCGAAAATATTGTTTAAAACTCATGGATTTTTCTATGCAAATATTTTTACAAGTTATGCCAAGATTAGAGCAATGAATTTATCTGAGGATGGTATTTTAGTGATTAATTTAGAACAACGTAGATTATTAACATAG
- a CDS encoding amino acid permease, with the protein MADQFQDTPLKRGLKNRHIQLIALGGAVGTGLFLGIAQTIKMAGPSVLLGYAIGGFIAFLIMRQLGEMVVEEPVAGSFSHFAYKYWGDFAGFLSGWNYWAMFILVGMAELTAVGIYIQYWWPEIPTWVSAALFFVVINLVNLVNVRLYGETEFWFAIIKVAAILGMIVFGAYLLASGNGGPEASISNLWDQGGFMPHGFGGLVMAMAVIMFSFGGLEMVGITAAEASDPRNSIPKATNQVVYRILIFYIGSLTVLLSLYPWDKVVEGGSPFVMIFHSLNSNLVATILNVVVLTAALSVYNSGVYSNSRMLFGLAMQGNAPKVFTKVNKRGVPVLSIALSALATSVGVLINYAMPGKAFELLMALVVSTLVINWVMICLAHLKFRAAKNRQGVITHFRALGYPFGNYLCLVFLAFILAIMYFSEGIRISVLLMPVWIMLLWFGFVLTRRKDTAS; encoded by the coding sequence ATGGCCGATCAGTTTCAGGATACCCCGCTAAAACGCGGTTTAAAAAATAGACATATACAACTCATTGCCCTTGGTGGTGCTGTCGGTACTGGGCTGTTTCTTGGCATTGCGCAAACGATCAAAATGGCTGGGCCTTCCGTTTTGCTTGGCTATGCTATCGGTGGTTTTATTGCCTTTTTGATCATGCGCCAATTGGGAGAGATGGTGGTAGAGGAACCGGTTGCTGGTTCTTTTAGTCATTTCGCGTACAAATACTGGGGGGATTTTGCCGGTTTTCTTTCTGGTTGGAATTACTGGGCCATGTTTATTCTCGTTGGAATGGCTGAATTGACTGCCGTTGGAATATACATTCAATACTGGTGGCCAGAAATTCCCACCTGGGTGTCTGCCGCATTGTTCTTTGTGGTGATCAACTTGGTCAATCTGGTAAATGTACGTCTTTATGGTGAAACTGAATTTTGGTTTGCCATTATAAAGGTAGCTGCCATTCTGGGCATGATTGTGTTCGGTGCCTATTTATTGGCTAGTGGCAACGGTGGTCCGGAAGCCAGTATCAGCAATCTGTGGGACCAGGGCGGTTTTATGCCTCATGGTTTCGGTGGGCTGGTTATGGCTATGGCGGTGATCATGTTTTCGTTTGGCGGGTTGGAAATGGTGGGGATTACCGCTGCTGAAGCGTCTGATCCACGTAACAGTATACCCAAAGCTACCAATCAGGTGGTTTACCGGATACTGATTTTCTATATTGGATCATTGACGGTACTGCTATCACTTTACCCATGGGACAAAGTGGTTGAAGGAGGCAGTCCATTTGTGATGATTTTCCATTCGCTTAACAGCAATCTTGTGGCGACTATTCTCAACGTTGTAGTACTTACGGCTGCATTGTCGGTCTACAATAGCGGCGTATATTCCAACAGCCGAATGCTGTTCGGTTTGGCCATGCAGGGTAATGCGCCCAAAGTGTTCACGAAAGTAAACAAGCGAGGGGTGCCTGTACTGTCAATTGCGTTATCCGCTCTGGCGACATCGGTTGGCGTTTTGATTAACTATGCTATGCCCGGTAAGGCATTTGAATTGTTGATGGCGCTGGTCGTTTCCACGTTAGTTATAAATTGGGTAATGATATGTCTGGCACACCTAAAATTTCGTGCGGCAAAAAATCGCCAAGGCGTGATAACGCATTTTCGTGCTTTAGGGTATCCATTTGGCAACTATCTGTGCCTGGTGTTTTTGGCCTTCATCTTGGCAATAATGTATTTTAGTGAAGGGATCCGCATATCTGTTTTGCTGATGCCTGTATGGATAATGTTGCTGTGGTTCGGCTTTGTGCTTACGCGGCGTAAAGACACAGCAAGCTAA
- the mgrB gene encoding PhoP/PhoQ regulator MgrB, whose translation MFYLLAFESYCHQGGEFALGICSITRFIPW comes from the coding sequence ATGTTTTATCTGCTTGCTTTTGAAAGTTATTGTCATCAAGGCGGCGAATTTGCATTGGGCATTTGTTCGATCACACGTTTTATTCCTTGGTAA
- a CDS encoding DUF2766 family protein — protein sequence MSEMLSNDQEWVSDLVACQLVIKQILDVIDVIAPTEVRDKMASQLKDIDFSNHPAGADPITRRAIEKAIALIEMKFNRE from the coding sequence ATGTCTGAAATGCTGAGCAACGATCAGGAATGGGTTTCCGATCTGGTTGCCTGCCAACTCGTCATCAAGCAGATCCTGGATGTGATCGATGTTATCGCGCCGACAGAAGTACGTGATAAGATGGCCAGTCAACTTAAGGATATCGATTTTTCAAATCATCCTGCTGGTGCTGACCCGATAACCAGGAGAGCGATTGAAAAAGCGATTGCACTGATTGAGATGAAGTTCAACCGTGAGTAA
- the rlmA gene encoding 23S rRNA (guanine(745)-N(1))-methyltransferase, whose protein sequence is MLYQCPLCHQPLNFASLQWCCENNHQFDQAKEGYVNLMPVQYKRSKQPGDSVEMMRARRAFLDSGYYQPLQQRIANLLAEAVPVEAQALLDIGCGEGYYTAAVAEQLSQLRRIAVYGLDVAKGAIRLAAKRYPMVSFCVASSHHLPFADASLDAVLRIYAPCKAEELARVVKPGGVVITVSPGPRHLYQLKEMVYQEVKLHAENGEQLGGFACEMSERLAYPMMLPGEQAANLLQMTPFAWRTPLDVQMNLAAMTIFACETDFAIRLHRRH, encoded by the coding sequence ATGCTTTATCAGTGCCCGCTGTGCCATCAACCACTTAATTTCGCCAGCCTGCAATGGTGCTGTGAAAATAACCATCAATTTGACCAAGCCAAAGAGGGTTATGTCAATTTAATGCCTGTGCAGTACAAGCGTTCCAAACAGCCAGGAGACAGTGTCGAGATGATGCGCGCACGTCGTGCCTTTCTTGATAGTGGGTACTATCAACCGTTACAACAGCGGATAGCCAACCTGTTGGCAGAAGCGGTACCTGTTGAGGCGCAAGCTTTACTGGATATTGGTTGCGGAGAAGGTTATTACACTGCTGCGGTGGCGGAACAACTTTCTCAATTAAGGAGGATCGCCGTATACGGTCTGGATGTTGCTAAAGGGGCCATTCGTCTGGCGGCAAAACGTTATCCAATGGTCTCATTCTGTGTGGCTTCCAGCCACCATTTGCCGTTTGCCGATGCTTCTCTTGATGCAGTATTGCGTATCTATGCGCCTTGTAAAGCTGAAGAGTTGGCGAGGGTGGTAAAACCTGGAGGCGTAGTGATTACCGTGTCACCGGGGCCGCGGCATCTTTACCAACTGAAAGAAATGGTCTATCAAGAAGTTAAGCTACACGCAGAAAATGGTGAGCAGCTTGGCGGGTTTGCATGTGAAATGTCAGAGCGATTGGCTTATCCTATGATGTTGCCGGGAGAACAGGCAGCCAACTTATTGCAGATGACACCGTTTGCCTGGCGTACCCCATTGGACGTGCAAATGAATTTGGCCGCGATGACCATTTTTGCTTGTGAGACAGATTTTGCGATCCGTTTGCACCGCCGCCACTGA
- the cspE gene encoding transcription antiterminator/RNA stability regulator CspE has protein sequence MAKIKGQVKWFNESKGFGFITPADGSKDVFVHFSAIQGNGFKTLAEGQNVEFEIQDGQKGPSAVNVTAI, from the coding sequence ATGGCAAAGATCAAAGGTCAAGTTAAGTGGTTCAACGAGTCTAAAGGTTTCGGTTTCATCACCCCAGCTGACGGCAGCAAAGATGTATTCGTACATTTCTCTGCAATTCAGGGTAACGGCTTCAAAACCCTGGCTGAAGGCCAAAACGTAGAATTCGAAATCCAAGATGGTCAGAAAGGTCCATCTGCAGTAAACGTTACAGCGATCTAA
- a CDS encoding DUF2627 domain-containing protein, with amino-acid sequence MCGIFSKEVLSKDVSVEYHFSADPYLGASSSNDSSLSM; translated from the coding sequence ATGTGTGGCATTTTCAGTAAAGAAGTTCTGAGTAAAGACGTTAGCGTTGAATACCACTTCTCTGCCGATCCTTATCTTGGTGCCTCAAGCAGTAACGACTCTAGTTTGTCTATGTAA
- a CDS encoding YebO family protein — protein MYNLAYGVSGLIAIIAAVLAAVFCLWGWFLVNRASVRANEQIQLLKEISEQQRQQTALLKTLVQKAQGDKAAPDDDDDLNSAFSYKGFIPER, from the coding sequence ATGTACAATTTAGCTTATGGTGTTTCTGGCCTGATCGCTATCATCGCGGCAGTTTTAGCTGCTGTGTTTTGCCTATGGGGTTGGTTCTTGGTGAACCGCGCTAGCGTACGTGCTAACGAACAGATTCAGTTGTTGAAGGAGATCTCGGAGCAGCAGCGTCAACAAACAGCATTGCTGAAAACGTTGGTGCAAAAGGCTCAGGGTGATAAAGCCGCGCCTGATGACGACGACGATCTCAATTCGGCATTCAGTTACAAAGGGTTTATCCCTGAACGCTAA
- the cbpA gene encoding curved DNA-binding protein, producing MEFKDYYAILGLKPSDDIKAIKTAYRRLARKFHPDVSTEANAEERFKDVAEAYEVLKDSQRRAEYDELLRHRNNPNFGRQAKAQRHRRGETEDFSDIFSTMFGHEGRGRQQRPAHGRDVEIGVTLLLEETLGEQTRTLSYKVPIYNAFGLVEKEISKTLNVKIPLGVGDGERIRVKGQGVPGIAGGANGDLYLNIKFAPHSLFDVVGLDLEIVLQLAPWEAALGRKISLPTLSESILLSVPAGSQAGQRLRIKGKGLTGKKETGNLYAVIKIVIPQKSDDESIALWQQLAEANKTFDPRIAWSK from the coding sequence ATGGAATTCAAGGATTATTACGCGATTTTAGGGCTTAAGCCTTCCGACGATATCAAAGCTATCAAAACGGCCTATCGTCGGCTCGCGCGGAAGTTTCATCCAGATGTCAGTACCGAAGCTAACGCAGAGGAGCGTTTTAAAGACGTGGCAGAAGCTTATGAAGTATTGAAAGACAGTCAACGTCGTGCTGAATATGATGAATTGTTGCGTCATCGCAATAATCCTAATTTTGGTCGTCAGGCAAAGGCCCAGCGCCATAGACGTGGCGAGACTGAGGATTTTTCAGACATATTTTCCACTATGTTTGGCCATGAAGGACGTGGGCGGCAACAACGCCCTGCACATGGCCGGGATGTTGAGATTGGTGTCACGTTGCTACTTGAAGAAACCCTGGGCGAACAAACCAGAACGCTAAGCTACAAGGTACCGATTTACAATGCGTTCGGCTTGGTTGAAAAAGAAATCTCCAAAACGCTCAATGTCAAAATTCCCCTTGGCGTCGGTGATGGTGAACGTATTCGCGTTAAAGGCCAGGGAGTCCCGGGTATTGCCGGTGGTGCTAATGGTGATCTGTATCTGAATATTAAATTTGCACCACATTCGCTGTTTGATGTGGTCGGGCTCGATCTTGAAATTGTTTTACAGCTCGCTCCATGGGAGGCTGCGTTGGGGAGAAAAATTTCTTTGCCAACGCTTTCGGAAAGTATCTTGTTGAGTGTTCCTGCAGGGAGCCAGGCTGGACAGCGGTTGCGCATCAAAGGTAAGGGGCTAACCGGCAAAAAAGAAACTGGCAATTTGTATGCAGTTATAAAGATTGTCATCCCGCAAAAATCAGATGATGAGAGTATAGCGCTGTGGCAACAGTTAGCGGAGGCGAACAAGACGTTTGATCCCCGTATTGCTTGGAGCAAATGA
- the mntP gene encoding manganese efflux pump MntP: MNLSATLILAFGMSLDAFAASVGKGAVLHKPRFREAVRTGLIFGIIEAITPLIGWGIGVFASQYVIEWDHWIAFSLLLILGVRMIVEGVKNTPDENQQLKRHGFWVLVTTAIATSLDAMAIGVGLAFLQVNIVHTAMAIGCATMIMATLGMMIGRFIGPILGKRAEILGGIVLIGIGINILLEHLGYFA; encoded by the coding sequence ATGAACCTTTCTGCAACACTCATCTTGGCTTTTGGCATGTCCCTGGACGCATTTGCTGCATCTGTAGGTAAAGGTGCTGTATTGCATAAACCTCGTTTTCGTGAAGCAGTTCGTACTGGTCTTATCTTTGGCATCATCGAAGCCATAACTCCACTGATCGGCTGGGGCATAGGGGTATTTGCCAGCCAATACGTCATTGAATGGGATCATTGGATTGCTTTCAGCCTGCTGTTAATTCTGGGTGTGCGCATGATCGTTGAAGGCGTGAAAAACACCCCGGATGAAAACCAGCAGCTAAAACGCCATGGCTTCTGGGTGCTCGTGACAACCGCAATTGCAACCAGTCTTGATGCTATGGCTATTGGGGTAGGGCTGGCTTTTCTACAGGTTAATATTGTTCATACTGCAATGGCGATCGGTTGTGCGACCATGATTATGGCAACGCTGGGCATGATGATTGGCCGTTTTATCGGGCCGATACTTGGTAAGCGAGCAGAAATCCTTGGCGGTATTGTATTGATCGGGATTGGGATTAATATTCTGCTTGAACACCTCGGCTATTTTGCCTGA
- the fos gene encoding fosfomycin resistance glutathione transferase: protein MLLGLNHLTLAVKDVERSFNFYVDILGFTPKVRWQQGAYLMLGELWLCVSLDESRQEQPVHDYTHYAFSVAPDNFAYTLARLRKFGVTEWKTNSSEGESVYFFDPDQHALEIHCGDLASRLEECRKKPYQGMIFY, encoded by the coding sequence ATGTTGCTTGGGCTTAACCATCTGACACTGGCGGTAAAGGATGTGGAGCGTAGTTTTAATTTCTATGTGGATATTCTGGGGTTTACCCCCAAAGTTCGCTGGCAGCAAGGTGCCTATCTGATGCTGGGAGAGCTATGGCTGTGTGTGTCGTTGGATGAGTCTAGACAGGAACAACCCGTGCATGATTACACTCACTACGCCTTTAGCGTCGCCCCTGATAATTTTGCCTATACCTTAGCGCGTCTTCGCAAATTCGGTGTCACAGAGTGGAAGACTAATAGCAGCGAAGGAGAGTCTGTTTATTTTTTCGATCCCGACCAGCATGCTCTTGAAATCCACTGCGGCGATCTGGCAAGCCGCTTGGAAGAATGCAGGAAGAAACCCTATCAAGGAATGATATTTTACTGA
- a CDS encoding helix-turn-helix domain-containing protein, translating to MIQEHHLSLVCALSLWVETHLGRVIHLEELADYSGYSLWHMQKLFKEATGISLGKYIRERRLAGAVYQLRSSNASIFDIALDFGFGSQSHFTYMFRKRFNITPYDFRQDLNVDLPIAPPLHIIHQKTA from the coding sequence ATGATACAAGAACACCACCTCTCATTAGTCTGCGCCCTCAGCCTATGGGTCGAAACTCACCTTGGACGAGTGATTCATCTTGAAGAATTAGCCGATTACTCAGGCTACTCATTGTGGCACATGCAGAAACTGTTCAAAGAAGCGACGGGAATTTCGCTGGGCAAATATATTCGTGAACGTCGCCTAGCAGGAGCCGTGTACCAACTGCGTAGTAGTAACGCTTCCATTTTTGATATCGCACTTGATTTTGGTTTCGGTTCCCAATCACACTTCACGTACATGTTCAGAAAGCGCTTCAACATAACACCTTATGATTTTCGTCAAGATCTGAACGTCGATCTCCCGATCGCTCCTCCCCTGCATATCATTCATCAAAAAACGGCTTGA
- the cbpM gene encoding chaperone modulator CbpM: protein MAQLQITFTMTEFCLHTGVTEAELIEIVGLGVIQPSDPQDDNWLFDDGALLAFHRAQRLQRELALDWPGVAVTLTLLDEIEQLRKENNQLRHRLERFIAE from the coding sequence ATGGCTCAGTTACAGATAACTTTCACCATGACTGAATTTTGCTTGCATACAGGAGTGACGGAAGCCGAATTGATTGAGATTGTTGGGCTTGGTGTTATCCAGCCTAGCGATCCCCAAGACGATAATTGGTTGTTTGATGATGGAGCGCTGCTAGCATTCCATCGCGCTCAACGTTTGCAACGCGAACTGGCTCTAGACTGGCCTGGTGTCGCCGTTACATTGACCTTGCTTGATGAAATTGAGCAGTTGCGTAAGGAAAATAATCAGTTACGCCATCGTCTTGAGCGCTTTATCGCGGAATAA
- a CDS encoding mycofactocin-coupled SDR family oxidoreductase, whose protein sequence is MAAQFANKTVFITGAAKGQGKAVAIAFAREGANIIAFDLGKKIAYPQYNEASVDDLARLQQEVEQAGGNILTVAGDVRNAQEVSAAVEQGVARFGTIDILFNNAGICAYGLSHELTEEAWDTMLDINLKGAWLVSKYVIPHFIRQKSGVIITNSSIGGLRGMNRLSHYAASKFALIGLTKSQAIELAPYNVRAISIHPTGVNTAMNDGLAAMEGATPQEIAERSAGNLLPVPWIEPEDVADSVLFLASDKARFITGSQFVLDAGLLTR, encoded by the coding sequence ATGGCTGCACAGTTTGCCAATAAAACAGTATTTATTACCGGGGCTGCAAAAGGGCAAGGAAAAGCAGTGGCAATTGCTTTCGCCAGAGAAGGTGCCAATATTATTGCTTTCGATCTCGGCAAAAAAATAGCCTATCCACAATATAACGAGGCTTCTGTTGACGATCTTGCTCGGCTACAGCAAGAAGTTGAGCAAGCAGGAGGCAATATACTTACCGTTGCTGGGGATGTTCGTAATGCCCAAGAGGTAAGCGCTGCCGTTGAACAAGGTGTGGCTCGTTTTGGCACTATCGATATCCTGTTCAATAACGCAGGCATCTGTGCTTATGGGCTATCCCATGAACTGACGGAGGAAGCTTGGGATACCATGTTGGACATCAACTTGAAAGGTGCCTGGCTGGTATCGAAGTACGTGATCCCACATTTCATTCGTCAGAAAAGCGGTGTAATCATCACCAATTCATCGATTGGCGGTCTGCGGGGCATGAATCGGTTATCGCATTATGCAGCCTCCAAGTTTGCCCTTATTGGCTTGACTAAATCTCAGGCTATCGAACTGGCTCCTTATAACGTTCGGGCTATTAGCATTCACCCAACCGGCGTCAATACCGCCATGAACGACGGGTTGGCTGCGATGGAAGGCGCAACTCCGCAGGAGATCGCTGAACGTTCAGCAGGTAACTTACTCCCTGTTCCCTGGATTGAGCCGGAAGATGTCGCAGATTCGGTTTTGTTTCTCGCCAGCGATAAAGCCCGTTTTATTACCGGCAGCCAGTTTGTGCTCGATGCCGGTCTTCTCACCAGGTAA